CTTGTATTGGCCGACGTTGAACATCGTTTCCCGCAAGTCGGGCATCGTGGCGGTGGCCATAGCGATCAGTCTCCGAAAGAATATGCTGTTTCGTGCAGTGCGTATTTCGCGAGTGAGTCCGAACTACATCGCCGAAGCGAGCAACCCTTCCAGCCGTTCGGCTTCGTTGCCGTTCGTGAGCAACTCGATGATCTTCTGGGCGAACAGGTGGCAGTGATGCCCTGTGCGGCCGGTGACCAGGTCGCCGTCGACGACGACGTCTTGATCGACGAACTGGGCGCCATAGGCGATGGCGTCGCCGTGCAAGTTGTTGTGGCAGACAAGGCGGCGCCCTTCGACCAGTTCCGTCGCCGGCGCGACGAGCCAGAGCCCGTGGCAGATGATGCCCTTCAAAATGCCAGGATTGGCGAAGGCACGCTTGAGGAATTCCACGGCCGGCGGGATTTCGTCGACGCTCTCGGTGTAGCGCAGTCGGTCGGAGACCATGCCCGAGGGAACGATGATGCAATCGAAGGAGTTCAGTTCCTCCTCGGTCATGTTTTCGAACGTGCGATTGCAGTAATACGGGGCGCGGAATTCATGCCCCAGGAACGTGATGCCCGGGTTTCCCCAGAGGCGGCTCAGGAAGACCAACTCGGCGCCCTCTTCGGGAAAGCGGAATTGGTAGTAAAAGATTTCGTTCTCGAAGAAATCGCTCTCAATGAGCACGCCGATCTTTTTGCCTTGGAGTCGCATGGGGCCTCGAGGTTCGGTTGTCTGTCCGACGATCTCGCGCCAAGCCCAGGGAAGGCCCAACTAAGTCGTCGGTGGTAGTTTCGATTTGTGTGGCCTTCCCTGGGCTTTCCTTCGCGACGACGTTCCATCGTCATCGACAAATGTTTATTGTCCGCAACGCACGCCGACGTGATCCGGGTGGGTGTCGCCTTCCAGCACGACGTCCAGCAGGAACGGGCCTTGGTGTGCTAACATCTCGCGAATCGCCGGGGCGATCTGATCGACCGTTTCGACGCGCGCCGCGGCCACGCCCAATGAGCGGGACAGCGCCGCGAAGTCGATCGCCGGTTTCGAGAGATCGAACGACAATGGGTACTCATGCTGTGGGACGTTGATTTCGCGCCAGTACTCCGAGACATTCAACTGCAAGAGCCGGTACGAGCGGTTGTTGCAGATGATGAACTTCGCCGGGACGTTGTGCCGCGCGGCCGACCAAATGGCCTGAATCGTGTACATCGAACCGCCGTCGCCGGTGACGCCGATCACGGTCTTGCCGGGATTCGCGATCTGCACGCCGATCGCGCCGGGGATGCCGACGCCGAGCGAGCCGCCGCGCGTTTGGAAGAACGTGCCGGGTTGCTTCGGCGTGAGGTAACGCGTCAGCGCCGGCGAGTTCGTCAGCGCTTCGTCGAAGATGATCACATCCTCGGGCGCCTGTTCGGCCAGCTCTTCCATGAATCGCGAGAAGTGCAACGGCTGGGAGTGGCGCACTTTCTGGTCTTGTTCCCAGGCCTTTTCGATGACCTGCTCTTTGGCCTTGGCGATCGCTCCGGCGCGGCTGGCCGCG
The nucleotide sequence above comes from Planctomycetia bacterium. Encoded proteins:
- a CDS encoding DJ-1/PfpI family protein, whose protein sequence is MRLQGKKIGVLIESDFFENEIFYYQFRFPEEGAELVFLSRLWGNPGITFLGHEFRAPYYCNRTFENMTEEELNSFDCIIVPSGMVSDRLRYTESVDEIPPAVEFLKRAFANPGILKGIICHGLWLVAPATELVEGRRLVCHNNLHGDAIAYGAQFVDQDVVVDGDLVTGRTGHHCHLFAQKIIELLTNGNEAERLEGLLASAM